Within the Leisingera thetidis genome, the region TTGCTGTGATGGGGTGGATTTACCGCCTCACAACTGACATATACCTGTCAGTTGAATGCGGGCGGTGGCAAAAACTTCGCAATCCCGCGCTTGCAGGCGCTTTCTGCGCGCGGAGTTGCTTTCGCTCAAAGCAGCGCCCGCGCTAAACCCGTAGCGAACAATTCCACCGGCGCCCTCAATCCGCACCGGATCAAGCAAGGAGAGACTCACATGCTCAACAACATCGGCCTGCCTGGCCTTCTGCTCATCGCCGTCGTGGTTCTGGTCCTGTTCGGCCGCGGCAAGATTTCCTCGCTGATGGGCGAAGTCGGCAAAGGCATCACCTCGTTCAAGAAGGGCATCAGCGAAGGCAGCAAGGAGCTGGAAGAGGACGCTGCGGCCGAGGCCAAGGACGTCACGCCAGAGACCGGAAAAGACAAGGTCTAAGCGCCGATGTTCGATCTTGGGTGGACCGAACTGCTGGTCATCGGCGTGGTTGCGCTGATCGTGGTCGGCCCCAAGGACCTGCCGGTGCTGTTCCGCAATGTCGGGCGGTTCGTGGGCAAGGCCAAGGGGATGGCGCGTGAATTCAGCCGGGCGATGCATGACGCGGCGGATGAGGCCGGGGTCAATGAAATGGCCAAGGGGCTGAAGGCTGCCAGCAACCCGATGGGGTCTGCAATGGACGGGGTGAAGCAGGCTGCGCAGGACATGGCCAAGTCGATCGACCCGACCAAATTCGACCCCGGCAGCGAAACCGGCAAGCTGGCAGCGCAGCGCGCCGAGGATGCCAAGAAGATCCAGGCGTCGACCGCGCGGGCCGCGGCCGAGCGCAAGGCGCGCGAGGCCGAGGAGGCGCTGGCCAAGGCGGAAGCTGCCGAGGCGGCGCTGAAGACGGATGAAGAGGCCAAACCATGAGCAAGACGGATGAGATCGACGACTCAACCGCGCCGCTGATCGAGCATCTGGCCGAACTGCGCAACCGGCTGATCCATTCGGTTGCGGCCTTCATCGTCGGCATGGTGATCTGCTTCACCGTGGCGACGCCGGTGTTCAACTTTCTCACCGCGCCGCTGTGCCAGGTGCTGGCCGAAAGCGGCCAGGACTGTGCGCTGATCTTCATCAGCCCGCAGGAAGGCTTCTTTGTCGCGATCAAGATCTCTTTCCTGGGCGGCTTCATCCTGGCGTTTCCCTATATCGGGTTCCAGATGTGGCGGTTTGTGGCGCCGGGGCTGTACAAGAACGAAAAGGGCGCTTTCCTGCCCTTCATGATCGCCTCGCCCTTCATGTTCATCCTGGGCGCCAGCTTTGCCTTCTATGTGGTGACCCCGCTGGCCTATGATTTCTTCCTGGGCTTCCAGCAGTTCGGGTCCGGCGGCGAGGCTGTCACCGGCCAAGAGGTGAACCAGGGGCTCAGCGTGGTGTTTCAGGGCTCGGCACAGGAGTATCTGAACCTCACGATCAAGTTCATCGTCGCCTTTGGCCTGTGCTTTCAGCTGCCGGTGCTGCTGACGCTGATGGGCAAGGCCGGGCTGGTCAGCGCCGAGGGCCTGGGATCGGTCCGCAAATACGCGGTGGTGGCGATTCTGGTGCTGGCAGCCCTTGTGACGCCGCCCGACGTGATCACCCAGATCATCCTGTTCGTTGTGGTTTATGGCCTTTACGAGATCTCGATATTCCTGGTCCGCCGGGTCGAGGCCAAGCGCGAGGCCAAGCTGCGCGCCGAGGGCTACTACGACGGCGAGGACGAGATGGATGCCCATCCCGACGATCCGCTGATGGCCGAGTTCGAGGCCGAGGACGGCAGGGACAAGTAAGCCGCTGACGGTTTGAGACAGGAAGGCGCGCCAGGGATGGCGCGCCTTTTTGCCGTGCTGGCCGGGCTGCTGCCCAGCAACACTCTTTCGTGAAAACCCGTGTGCCGTTGTTTCTTTGCCTCCGGCCATGCGGCATGCTGCGGCCAGTATTTGAGTGTTGGGAGGTTTCCATGAAAAAAGTTCTGGCTGTTTTTTCCTGCGCAGCGATGTGCGCGTTTGCATCCGCGTCCTTGGCGGAGGATCCGCCCATGGGGTTCTTCGTGACCTCGGCGGGCCCCGGCGATGGCGGCAACCTTGGCGGGCTCGAAGGGGCGGATGCCCATTGCGCCCAGCTGGCCGAAGCGGCGGGTTCTGCCGGGCGCACCTGGCGCGCCTACCTCAGCACCCAGGAAGAGGGCAAGCGCGGCATCTCCGCCCGCTCCCGCATCGGCACCGGCCCCTGGTACAACGCCAACGGCGAGCTGATCGCGGTCGATCTGGACCAGCTGCACATCATGCCCAACCTGGTCCTGCGGACCGCGGTCGACGAAAACGGCAACCGGATCAAGGGCCGCGGCGATGATGTCAACGAGCATGACATCCTGACCGGCACCCAGGCCGACGGCACCGCCTATTTCCCCTGGCAGGAGGGCGACAAGACCTGCTCGAACTGGACCTCCAACGGCGACGGTGCGGCCACGGTCGGCCACCATGACCGGCATGGCGGCGGCAACACGTCCTGGAATGCGGCGCATGAGTCGCGCGGATGCAGCGCGGACAACCTGCGCGCCACCGGCGGCAACGGCTATTTCTACTGCTTCGCCGCGGATTGATCCTGCCGCCCGGAACGAACCGCAGGCGCCGCGCGGGCGCCTGCCGGATCCGCCGGGCTGGCGCTGCGGTGGGGGCAGGACCGCCTTCCTGCCCGGACTGGCCCGCCCCCTCTTGCCGCCCTTGCCGGAACGTGCTTTGAAATCCGCCAACTGACGGACGGAGGCACCCCATGGACCAGAACGCATTGACCCGCATCGCCGAGGCGCTGGAGCGGATGTCGCCCGCCCCCTTGGAAACCCCGGATTTCAACGCCGCCGGCGCCTTTGTCTGGCATGTGGGCCCGGAGCGGCTGGAGCCGGTTCCGGATGTGAACCGGGTCGATCTGGACCTGCTGGTCGGCATCAACCGCTCGCGCGATACGCTGCTGGACAACACCCGCCGTTTTGCGCAAGGTTACGCCGCCAACAACGCGCTTCTGTGGGGCGCGCGCGGGATGGGGAAATCGAGCCTTGTCAAAGCCGTGCATGGCGCCCTTGCCGCGGATCACCCGGAGCTGAAACTGGTGGAGCTGCAGCGCGAGGATCTGCCGTCGGTGGCGCGGCTGCTCAACCATCTGCGCGGCGCGGCGCACCGCTTCATCCTGTTCTGCGATGACCTGTCGTTCAGCCATGACGACCAGCACTACAAGAGCCTCAAGGCGGTGCTGGACGGCGGCATCGAGGGGCGGCCGGAAAACGTGGTGTTCTACGCCACCTCGAACCGGCGCCACCTGATGCCGCGCGACATGATCGAGAACGAGCGCTCCAGCGCCATCAACCCGTCGGAAGCGGTGGAGGAAAAGGTGTCGCTGTCGGACCGGTTCGGGCTGTGGCTGGGCTTCCATCCTTGCGATCAGGACGAATACCTGGCGATGATCCAGGGCTATTGCGCCGCCTATGGCGTCGAGGTGGACGCAGAGGAGCTGCGGGCCGAAGCGGTGGAGTGGCAGGCCACCCGCGGCGCCCGCTCGGGCCGGGTGGCCTGGCAGTTCTTCACCGATCTGGCCGGGCGGCACGGCGTGGCCCTGCGCTGAGCGCGCAGCAGATGCGCCGTCGGGACAAGCCGGGCGGGAGAGTGCGAAAAAGCCCGGCCAATCAGCCGGGCTTGTGTGTGTTCCAAGGGCGCTGCCGCCGTCAGTTCAGGTAGCTGAGCGGGTCGATGCTTTCGAAGCCGTCGCGGACCTCGAAATGCACATAGGCGTCGTCGCCGCTGCGCAGTGAGGCGATGCGCTGGCCGCGCACGACGCTGTCGCCCTTGTTGACGGTGATGTTGCCGACGTTCTGGTAGACCGTCAGCAGCTTCTGGCTGTGGCGGATCACCACGATCGGCACATTGTTGGAATCTTTGGTGATCGCCGCCACGGTGCCCGCTTCGGCGGCCGTGACCGGCGCGCCGGCGGCCGCGGCAATGTCGATGCCGTCGTTGCGGCCCTTGGCGTAGGTCTTGATGATCTTGCCCTGCACCGGATAGGCCATCGCGGCGCTGCTGGCGCGGCTGGGCTTGGGCAGCTCCGGCGTGGGCAGGGTTTCCGCAGCCGGCTTGACGGCGGCGGGCTCGACCTTCTCTTCCGGCAGCGGCCGGCTGGCGCTGGGCGGCACTGGCGTTTCAGAGCCGGCGCCCGGCTCGGTCACCGCCACCGGGGCTGCCGCCGGCGCCAGCTCGGGAGCGCGCTCTTCCTTCAGGGGGATCAGCAGGAACTGGCCTTCGCGCACCGCAAAATCGCTGCCCAGCCCGTTCCACTCGGCCAGCGATTTCACCGGCACCTGGTAGAGCCGCGAGATGGTATAGGCGGTCTCGCCGCGTTTTACCTTGTGGCGCACCGGCTCCGGGCCGCGCTGCACCTTGGCAGGCTGCGGATCGGGGACCGGCTGGATCGAGGTGGTGGTCACCGATCCCGGATTGGGCGAGGTCAGCGGCGCGGTGTCGATGGCCTGGCCTGCAAGGCTGGCGATATCGACCGATCCCGGCGAGGAGCCGGCCCCCGCGGGCAGGCTGTCCGGCGCGCGGCGCGGCAGGGCCAGCACTTCGCCCTGGCGCATCTTGTCGCTGGATTCCATGCCGTTGAACCGGGCCACTTCCTGGGGCGGCAGGCCGATGCGGGCGGCCACATCCGAGACGGTATCGCCGCGCTGCGCCACCGCCACCTGGTAGGAGGGGTAGGTGATCAGGCCGCGGGCATCCGGAGAGGGGCGGTTGGCGGTGGCGGACTGGGCGGCGCCGGCGGTGTTGAAAGCCCCCAGCTGGCCGCGCAGGTCGTAATCCAGCGGGCTTTGGCAGGCAGCCAGCACCCCGGCCAGCGGCAATACGGCCAGCAGCCGTGCACGGGGCAGCCCGCCGAAGGCGGTCCGGGTGGGGGGGGTCCGGGTCATCTTGCTCTCCTCAAAACACGCTTCCCCTTTTTCGCGGGGATTCTCTCGCGTCAATCACTATAGCCCATGCCGCCGGGACGGCGGCTGATTTCCGCCGTCAGTTTAAGGCCGGGGACGGTGAATTTCAAATGGATGCATTGAATCCGCCGGGCCGCGGCCTCAGCTGTCCTTGCCCAGCCCTTCGAGCAGGGGCACAAAGCGCACCGGGCGCAATTCGTCATACTCCAGCCCGTCCTCGGTCTTGCGCACCCGGATCAGGGTCTGCACGTGGTTGGACTGGCCCACCGGCAGCACCATGATGCCGCCCACCTTGAGCTGCGCCAGCAGCGGCCCGGGCGGATCCTCGGCCGCCGCCGTCACGATGATGCGGTCGAACGGCGCCTGTTCGCTCAGGCCGTGGCTGCCGTCGCCGACCAGCGAGGTCACATTGCTGAGGCGCAGGCCGTCGAACACCGCCCGCGCCTCGCGCACCAGCCGGGCGTGACGGTCGATGGTATAGACCCGGCGCGCCAGTTTCGACAGGATCGCCGCCTGATAGCCGGAGCCGGTGCCGACCTCCAGCACGGTGTCGCGCGGCGAGATCTGCAGCGCCTGGGTCATCATCCCCACCACCGAGGGCTGCGAGATGGTCTGGCCGCAGGAAATCGGCAGCGGCACGTCCTCATAGGCGCGCTGCGCAAAGATGCCGCGCACGAACAGGCCGCGGTCGATCTCCTCGATGGCCTCCAGAACATGGGTGTCGGTGACGCCGCGCGAGCGCACCGAGAACAGGAACTGCATCTTGGTTTCCGGGCCGGGTCCGCTCATGCGCCGGCACTTTCAATCGCCTTCAGCGCGCCGATGGCGTCGCGCGCGGTCAGATCGGCGCGCATCGGGGTGACCGAGATATAGCCGTCCAGATTGACCGCCGCGTCCGACCCGGGGGCGGTTCCGGCCTGCTGGTTGCCGCCGCGGATCCATATGCAGCGGCGCCCGGTGGGGGACAGCTGCTCCTGGGCCGAAAAATGGCTGCCGCGGCGGAAACCCTGGGGGGCCACGCGGGTGCCCTTGACGTCCGCCGCCGGGACCGGCGGGAAATTGATGTTGTAGAACAGCCGGTAGTCCTGCGCATCCTGCGGCTGGGCCGCCAGGATCTTCTGCACCAAAGCGGCGCCATGCACGGCGGAAGCCTCGAACGGGTTTTCGGTTTCGCGGTTGGCGGGGCCGTAATACTGCGACAGCGCCATTGCCGGGATGCCCTGCAGCGCCGCTTCCATGGCGCCGCCCAGGGTGCCGGAATAGAGCGCGTTTTCCGCCGAGTTGTTGCCGCGGTTCACCCCCGACAGCACCAGGTCGGGCTTGTTGCCCTGCAGCGCCACATGAATGCCCGCCAGCACGCAGTCGGCGGGCGAGCCTTCGGCGGCAAAGCGGCGGCTGCCCAGCTGGCTGAGCATGGTGGGGCGGGTGTAGGTGATGCAATGGCCGACGCCGGACTGTTCGAATGCCGGCGCCACGGTCCAGACCTCGCCGTCCGGGCCTGCGACCTCATGGGCGATGGCGTCGAGGATGGCGAGCCCTTCGGCGCTGATGCCGTCGTCATTGGTGATCAGAATGCGCATGGGGTGTCTGCCTGCCGTTTTCAACCGGGTTTTCGATTGAATAGGACCTGCGCCGGAACGGGGCAAGGTTTTCACCGTGCTTTGGGCGATCGGTGTTGCAGGCGGGCAGGGAAGCAACAGGCGGGGCGGCAGAAGGGCGGCGGGCAGGCACTCCCGCCGCCCGGACCTGCATCAAAGATGCCGTCCCGGGCGTTGGGCCGGGCGCCGCGCCGGGCGCGGCGCGGGCGCGCGCCGGGGGGCCGTCAGTCTGCCAGGATCTGCGGCAGCAGGCGTGCGGCCTCGTCCTGGATGGAGCTGAGAGGGCCGCGGTCCTCGCCCGGGTGGAAGCGGGCGCGCAGGGCGGTGGCCATCGGCTGCGGCTCCAGAATGCGCACCTGCGGGCCGGTGCGCGCGGATTCCGCCTGCCAGCTTCGGGCCAGCGCCATCTGCGCCGCCTTGGTGGCGCCATAGGTGCCGTAGAACTTCTCGCCCGCCTTGGGGTCGTCAAAGAACACCGCGCGGCCCGTCTGGCCCAGGAGCGGCGCCACATAGGCGATCAGCACCGATGCCGCGGTGGCGTTGATGGCAACCGCCTTGGTCCAGTCCTTGGCCGCCACCGAAGGCGCCGGGCAGAGCGCGGTGGCATGGATCGCGGTGTGCAGCCACAGGTCCAGCTTGCCCCAGCGGTCATGGATGCCGCGGCACAGCGTTGCCATCGCCTCGGGCACGGTGATGTCCATCGGCGCCAGGGTGGCAGAGCCGCCCGACGCCTTGATGCGGTCGTCAAGCTCTTCCAGCGCGCCGGTGGTGCGGGCCACGGCGACAATGTGATGGGTGGGCGCAAGCGCCTCGGCCAGGGCGTTGCCGAGGCCGCGCGATGCGCCGGTGATGAGAGCGATTTTGTCTGTCATGGCACGCCTTGTGGGCCGCAGGCGCGGGCAGGTCAAGGGGGCAGCGCAGAGGGCAGGCAGGCAAAGCGCCGCGGCGGCGCCGCAAGGGGGGAATGCGCGGAAATCCCGGGCTGATGCCCGGCCGGGAAACTGCCCACTGCCAGGCGGGGCTGCGGCCGGTTCAGCTGCCCGGCATCAGCAGGCGTTTGGTTTCGCCGCGCTGGTTCAGCACCAGCCCCTGGGCGTCTATGGCCACCACCTGGCCCTGGGACAGGCGGGTGCCGCGGGTGACCGCGCGGGTGCGGCCCGACGGCAGGCGGATCAGCGCGGTCATGCTGTCCTCGGGGCCGAACAGGCCCAGCAGGCTCAGGTTGCTGCGGTTCACCGCGTTGTTCTGGGTTGCCAGCCCTGCCACCTTGGCAGAGGTGCTGTCAGCGTGCGTCGGGTTTTCCATGCCGTCCATTCCTGAAAAGTCCGGACGTATCTGGGCTGTCCCGGGCGCCGCATCAAGCGGTTCTATCCGCCTGTTGCCGGGCATCGGCGGGAAGCCGCGGACCATTGCAACAGGACCGGGAACAGCCGCGCCGCAGCACCCGTTCAGGCGTCGAAAACCAGCGACGGCAGGTCGTGGCCATAGGCATAGAGCAGCTCCAGCAGCTCCTCCAGCTCGGCGCCGTCCTTCTGCAGCGGATAAAGCGGGTGATTCTGCTCGGTGACCTTCAGTTCCGGGTACTGGCCGCCGGGGCGCATCTCCAGCATGCAGCCTGCGGGCACCGGCATGTCGGGCGGGATCGCATTGGCCAGCCAGGCCGGGCGGTCGCCCAGCTTTTCGGTCTCGCGCATCTCGAAGAGGTCGAGATAGGCGTCGAAATCATCCCGGCTGAGGCTGGCCCAGGTGCCCAGGATGAACTCCTCGCCGCGGCTGTTCGCCAGCGGCACCGCCAGCACCGCGCGGATGAAGCGCAGCTCGCCCAGGCGGCAGAAATCCTCGGTCAGGATATCGCCGCGGGTGGCGAGGACGGCGGAGTTGTCCTCCACCTCCATGTCCTCGGGGCAGATGTCGGGCCGGTCGCAGCTGAGGCTCAGAAGCTGCGCAAAGGTCGCGCCGCAGCAGCGGCACTGGCGCGGAGAGGTCAGCATGCGGGCAAGATGCGCGTCCAAGGGGCGGCCTTTCATCTGGGAGCAAAGGAAAAGGCGCGGGCCGCCGCGGCCAGCGCCTTTTCCCTGTACGGTTCGCGGCCCTCATACGCGGATGCGGCCGGAAGTTCAAACCCCCCTGCCGGCGGGGCAGGCCGCAGCCTCAGCCCGCGGCCAGCTTGGAGGCGTTCCAGGAGGCGCCGGGGGCGGGCATGTCCTGGATCTTGGCGCTGACCCGGCTGCTGCCTTCCAGCGCCGCGAGGTATTCCGGGGTGACGCCGGTGATGTAGTTGCCGTCAAAGCAGGAGCAGTCAAAGCCCTGGATGTCCGGGTTGCCTTCCTGGGCGGCCCAGATCAGGTCCTCGAGCTTCTGGTAGAACAGCCCGTCGGCGCCCAGCTCCTCGCGGATTTCCTCGACGCTGAGGCCGTTTGCGATCAGCTCGTGCTTGGTCGGCATGTCGATGCCATAGACGTTGGGATACTTCACCGGCGGCGAGGCGGAGGCGATATAGACCTTCTTGGCGCCGGCCTCGCGGCACATCTGCACGATCTTCTTGATGGTGTTGCCGCGCACGATGGAATCGTCGATCAGCAGCACGTTGCGGTCCTTGAACTCCAGCGGGATCGCGTTCAGCTTGCGGCGCACCGATTTCTGCCGCTCGGCCTGGCCCGGCATGATGAAGGTCCGGCCCACATAGCGGTTCTTCACCAGACCCTCGCGGTAGCGGATGCCGGTGGAGTTGGCGACTTCCAGCGCCACGGGCCGCGCCGAATCAGGCACCGGGATGATGCTGTCGATCTCCAGCCCGGCCTCCTGGATCTGCTTGGCCAGCGCCTGGCCCATGCGCAGCTGGGTCTTGTAGACCGAGACGCCGTCCATCATCGAGTCCGGCCGCGCCAGATAGACATACTCGAAGATGCAGGGGGTCAGCTTGCCCTCGACCGCCTGGAAGCTGTGCATGTTGCCGTCCAGATCGATCAGGATCGCTTCGCCGGCCTTCACATCGCGCAGCTTCTTGAACCCGTTGATGCCGAACGCCACGTCTTCGGAGGCAATGCAGTAGTCATCGCCCTCGCCCTGCGCCGGGCGCTTGCCGACCGACAGCGGCCGGATGCCGTGCGGATCGCGGAACGCCAGCATGCCGACACCGGCGATCATGCACAGCACCGAATAGGCGCCCTGCACCCGCTCCATGGTCATCTTGACGCCGGCAAAGATGTTGCGGATCGGCTCGGCGTTGCCATTCACCTTGATCGCGTCCGCCACCTTGTCGGCCAGCACGTTCAGCAGGATTTCCGAATCCGAGGTGGTGCGCAGATGGCGGCTGTACTTGCCGGTCACCTTCTCGCGCTGCTCGGCGGTGTTGGTGATATTGCCGTTATGCACCAGATAGATGCCATAGGGCGCGTTGACAAAGAACGGCTGCGCCTCGGCGGCACTCAGCGAGCCCGCGGTGGGATAGCGCACATGGCCCATGCCGACGCGGCCCGTCAGGGTTTCGGCGTCCGACGGCCCGAACACGTCCTTGACCAGGCCGTTGGCCTTGCGCTCGCGGAAGAACTCGCCGGTGTAGGTCACGATGCCCGAGGCGTCCTGGCCGCGGTGCTGCAGCATCAGGAGCCCGTCATAAATTTCCGCAAAGACATCGGTGTCCCGGCTTGCGATCCCCAAAATCCCGCACATTGGCTGGCTCCAATCCCACTTAGGCTTTGCTGTTCGGTTGCTGCTGGAAGCGGTTGTGGCGGCAGTCTAGCGCATTTTCGCGCCCGCGCGCCAACCGGAGCGTTCTGGCCGCGCCCTGTCCCGATGCGGCGGCACTGGCCGGGGCCTGGAGACCTTCCGCATGCGCGGCAGCACGCGCTGGGCGCGGCGGCACATGGCCGGAGGGGCAGGCGGGCAGCGTCTGCGGCAGCGGCAAGGCGGGGTTGCTCCGAATCCGTTTCCTGTTCCGGCCCTCACATAGTGCCTTTCTTCCCGTCTGTCATCAAAGGATCACAAATCCCTGCTGCAGCGCGGCGGCGGGCTGGGAAGCGGGCAGCCGCCACGGCCCGGCCCGCCGCAAAAAACAGGCCCGCCCCAGCGGCGGGGCGGGCCGGCGGCTGCAACTGCGGCCGGTTTGCTCAGCCGCCCGGCGCCTTGTAGGCGCTGGCGATCTTGCCGGCCTTTTTCTGTATCGCGGTGAACTCGTCCGAGGTGAACGCCCGCACGGTTTTCAGGTTGCTGACAGCGCCGCTGGCGCCGGTCACCAGCAGGCCGGCCAGCAGGTCGCTGATATCGTCGATGGTCACCTTGATGGCGAAATCGTTTTCCCCGGTGGTCAGGTAGTAGCTTTCCAGCGTGCCGCCCGCGGCCTCGACAAGGGACCGGGCCGCCGCCTCGCGGTCGCTCGGGTTCTCGATCACCGCCTTCATGGCAGCGGGCGTGTAGCTGCCGGTCACGATAAATCTTGGCATAATGACTCTCCCTGGGGGGAGCGGGCCGCCCATGGACAGGATGCCGCACAGTTTCAGCCCGCGCGTCCCCCGCTTCGGATCATATCACATTTCCGTCAGCTTGGCATTGGCGGGGCGCAGGCATCCCGGCGGCTGCAGCCCGTGCGTCAGTGCAGCGTCAGCAGGGCGATGGCGCCGACCAGGACGAGGCTCAGCGCCCAGACCAGATCGAGGTTGAACCAGCTGCGCGACAGGAATTTCAGCCCCAGCCAGCGGTAGACGCCGAACGCCAGCGCGCCGCCCGCAGCGGTCATGGCAAGGGTATGCAGCACCGCCACCAGTGCGGCGATGCCGGCATTGCCGCCGATCAGCGTGCCGGCCGCCGCGTGGCCCGCGTCCGTCTCGACGGTGCGGCAGAGGCCAAGGTAGATGGGCACCAGCATCAGCCCGGCACCATGCGCCATTGCCGCCAGGAACGACCACAGCGCCAGCCGCGACGGCGGCACCCGGGCCAGAATGCGCGGATGGCGGCGGTTCCACAGCAGGTACAGGCCCAGGGCAATCACCAGCCAGGCGGCGCCGGTTTGAATCTCGTGCTGCCACTCTGCCAGCAGCAGCAGCGCCGAAAACGGAAACAGGATCGCCGCCATCGCCGCCAGATGCCCGCCGGCCAGCGCCAGCAGCGCCTTCCACAGGCTGTTCTGCGCGCGGTCCATCAGCGCCGCCGACACCGCCAGCGGCCAGCCCATCGCCGGGTTCACGCCGTGATACACGCCCGAGGCGGCAACGGCCCCCCACAGGGCCGCCGCGGTGCCGATCTCCGCCACCCGTCAGACGGAGGGGTAGCAGAAGCTGTCGGTGGAGCAGTCGCCGCCTTCCAGCCGGATCTGGTGGCTGCGGTAGCCCTTGGGGAACTCCACATAGAAATCCTTGTCCAGCTCCAGCCCGCCGTTTTCGCCGGCGTTGGCCATCACCATCTGGCCGCCCTCGGCGTCCGGGTAGAACTGATCGTCCCAGGTGGAATAGAGCGAGTTGGTCCAGTAGACCCGCTTGCCGTCGCGGCTGATCTCCACCATCTGCGGGCCATAGGCAAACGCCTTGCCGTTGGGGTGCTTGGCGCCCCGTGCAATGCCGCCAAGCTCCACCTTGCCGGCCAGCTTCGGCTGCATCGGGTCGGAGACATCATACTGGTGCATCTCCCCCAGCCCCCAGCAGGCCACATAAAGGAACCGGTCATCCAGGCTCAGGTCGATATCGGTGACCAGCGGCGGCACCGCCTCGAAACCCTGCAGCAGCGGCGGCAGGTTCTCCGGCTTTTCGGGGCGCGGGTCGATGGTGATGGTCTTCTTGGCGTCAAATGTGCCGTCTGGCTTCTGCCACCAGGTGAAGATCGCGCCCTGCAGGTTGGCGGTATCCACCACCACGCCGCAGAACCCGTAATCGCGCGCAGGATCATGCGCGGGCCGGATCTCCAGCGCCATCTGGTGGTTCTCGCCCAGGTCGATGGTCTGCACGTTCTTGCGCTGGCGCAGGTTCCAGAAGTGAATCGAATGGCCGTATTTGTTGCTGAGCAGATCCTCGGCCACGATGCCGTTCTCGAACTGCGGCGGCAGCGCCCATTCCGAACTCACCATGTAGTCGCGCGGCAGGTTCCACCAGAAGTCGTAATGCTTGTCCTGCTTGCCGCGGTCCATCTCGTAACGGCCCAGGATCTCGAAGCTCTCGCAATCCATGATGAAGATGCCCGGCGGGCCGTCGGTGCCGTCCTTGCCGCCGCCGCCCAGGGTGGAGACATAGATGCCCTCGGGGCCGCAGTGGATGGTATGCGGGCGCGAATATCCGGTCTTGGCAAAGACCTCCTCGGGTTCGATGATCTTGTGGATTTTCGCCTTCAGCGGCTCCTTGACGTCCACCACATAGATCCGGCTGGAGCGGATGCCCGGAATGATCAGGTAACGCCGCTCCAGGAACGCGTGGCCGGACAGCGGCG harbors:
- a CDS encoding protein-L-isoaspartate(D-aspartate) O-methyltransferase, coding for MSGPGPETKMQFLFSVRSRGVTDTHVLEAIEEIDRGLFVRGIFAQRAYEDVPLPISCGQTISQPSVVGMMTQALQISPRDTVLEVGTGSGYQAAILSKLARRVYTIDRHARLVREARAVFDGLRLSNVTSLVGDGSHGLSEQAPFDRIIVTAAAEDPPGPLLAQLKVGGIMVLPVGQSNHVQTLIRVRKTEDGLEYDELRPVRFVPLLEGLGKDS
- the tatB gene encoding Sec-independent protein translocase protein TatB, which translates into the protein MFDLGWTELLVIGVVALIVVGPKDLPVLFRNVGRFVGKAKGMAREFSRAMHDAADEAGVNEMAKGLKAASNPMGSAMDGVKQAAQDMAKSIDPTKFDPGSETGKLAAQRAEDAKKIQASTARAAAERKAREAEEALAKAEAAEAALKTDEEAKP
- a CDS encoding ATP-binding protein, giving the protein MDQNALTRIAEALERMSPAPLETPDFNAAGAFVWHVGPERLEPVPDVNRVDLDLLVGINRSRDTLLDNTRRFAQGYAANNALLWGARGMGKSSLVKAVHGALAADHPELKLVELQREDLPSVARLLNHLRGAAHRFILFCDDLSFSHDDQHYKSLKAVLDGGIEGRPENVVFYATSNRRHLMPRDMIENERSSAINPSEAVEEKVSLSDRFGLWLGFHPCDQDEYLAMIQGYCAAYGVEVDAEELRAEAVEWQATRGARSGRVAWQFFTDLAGRHGVALR
- the tatC gene encoding twin-arginine translocase subunit TatC, giving the protein MSKTDEIDDSTAPLIEHLAELRNRLIHSVAAFIVGMVICFTVATPVFNFLTAPLCQVLAESGQDCALIFISPQEGFFVAIKISFLGGFILAFPYIGFQMWRFVAPGLYKNEKGAFLPFMIASPFMFILGASFAFYVVTPLAYDFFLGFQQFGSGGEAVTGQEVNQGLSVVFQGSAQEYLNLTIKFIVAFGLCFQLPVLLTLMGKAGLVSAEGLGSVRKYAVVAILVLAALVTPPDVITQIILFVVVYGLYEISIFLVRRVEAKREAKLRAEGYYDGEDEMDAHPDDPLMAEFEAEDGRDK
- a CDS encoding peptidoglycan DD-metalloendopeptidase family protein, with translation MTRTPPTRTAFGGLPRARLLAVLPLAGVLAACQSPLDYDLRGQLGAFNTAGAAQSATANRPSPDARGLITYPSYQVAVAQRGDTVSDVAARIGLPPQEVARFNGMESSDKMRQGEVLALPRRAPDSLPAGAGSSPGSVDIASLAGQAIDTAPLTSPNPGSVTTTSIQPVPDPQPAKVQRGPEPVRHKVKRGETAYTISRLYQVPVKSLAEWNGLGSDFAVREGQFLLIPLKEERAPELAPAAAPVAVTEPGAGSETPVPPSASRPLPEEKVEPAAVKPAAETLPTPELPKPSRASSAAMAYPVQGKIIKTYAKGRNDGIDIAAAAGAPVTAAEAGTVAAITKDSNNVPIVVIRHSQKLLTVYQNVGNITVNKGDSVVRGQRIASLRSGDDAYVHFEVRDGFESIDPLSYLN
- a CDS encoding SDR family NAD(P)-dependent oxidoreductase, with the protein product MTDKIALITGASRGLGNALAEALAPTHHIVAVARTTGALEELDDRIKASGGSATLAPMDITVPEAMATLCRGIHDRWGKLDLWLHTAIHATALCPAPSVAAKDWTKAVAINATAASVLIAYVAPLLGQTGRAVFFDDPKAGEKFYGTYGATKAAQMALARSWQAESARTGPQVRILEPQPMATALRARFHPGEDRGPLSSIQDEAARLLPQILAD
- a CDS encoding DUF2199 domain-containing protein, whose amino-acid sequence is MLTSPRQCRCCGATFAQLLSLSCDRPDICPEDMEVEDNSAVLATRGDILTEDFCRLGELRFIRAVLAVPLANSRGEEFILGTWASLSRDDFDAYLDLFEMRETEKLGDRPAWLANAIPPDMPVPAGCMLEMRPGGQYPELKVTEQNHPLYPLQKDGAELEELLELLYAYGHDLPSLVFDA
- a CDS encoding twin-arginine translocase TatA/TatE family subunit, which encodes MLNNIGLPGLLLIAVVVLVLFGRGKISSLMGEVGKGITSFKKGISEGSKELEEDAAAEAKDVTPETGKDKV
- the surE gene encoding 5'/3'-nucleotidase SurE; translation: MRILITNDDGISAEGLAILDAIAHEVAGPDGEVWTVAPAFEQSGVGHCITYTRPTMLSQLGSRRFAAEGSPADCVLAGIHVALQGNKPDLVLSGVNRGNNSAENALYSGTLGGAMEAALQGIPAMALSQYYGPANRETENPFEASAVHGAALVQKILAAQPQDAQDYRLFYNINFPPVPAADVKGTRVAPQGFRRGSHFSAQEQLSPTGRRCIWIRGGNQQAGTAPGSDAAVNLDGYISVTPMRADLTARDAIGALKAIESAGA